TGTTTTGCTGATAGTTTCTCCATAAGCTTGAGAACTctgtttgttttcattttcatcttaattatttttaactctCATTTTGAGGATGTTTGTGTGCTAGCTCTGCTTATTCTGATGTTCTGCTCCTCTAGAAGCATATAGCCAGTCAATAAGTTATAGCTGATCTGCAATACTAGGGccttatgatataatttatcccAGCTAAAGGCACCATGTGGTCCAATTGTcaataaaaaatgtttgaatctTTTGCAAAGCCTTTCAGTTGCTCTGTTTCAGTTGGTTTGCCCATTTTGGgtccaaatttcaaaatctaacaGCCTTCTCCACTGAAGTATATTCTGCAAAGTATTAAATAGTAAGAGTAGATGGATGTTAAATAAGTACAGAGATTAAACTTCTTGTTGCATTTTTGTTGGCAGAatggtttgtttattttggGTAGATTTTAGCTGGTGATTCTCATTTGTGACTCTTACCTTTTTGTGGTGTTGAAAGTGCTCAgtggaaaatttgaaatttattactTTAATGAGCCTGACTTAATGATATCAATCTGTATTAGTTAAATGATCAATAGcagatgaaaaattttcaattgcgGTTTTGTTGCTCATGGAATTTCTTTCAAGATAAGCTGTATTCATGTCTTTGCTAGTTCTAAAGGCATTTTTATAATCTTATTCATTAGCAATGCAATCATTCCTTTTGTTGAAATGGGAATGTTGAAGGTCTTGAAGACTGAAATCAACACTGTGTACATTGAAGTTTTAACTTGTTGGAATTTTGAAGTGTGCCTAAATGAGTTGAATTCATAAGAGCTTGCTAGCAATCTGTCTTAAGAAATTAGAACACTCCAACAATATTTTGTCAGTGATGCAAGATTTGGGATCTGCTACTTCGTATAAACACTGCCAATTTTAGCTTTCTAATCCTATGTTCTAGACTTGCTAATAGTTCAAATCTTAACAGTATCTTTGTTAATGGTGCTCATAACTGAGAATATGCTCTCTTGTCACTTAACTAGGTCATAATATTTAACCTGCAATAGGAAGCTTAATATTAAATTGTAGCTTGTCAAGAAACCAATGGGAGACAAGAAGAGGAGCTTATACTTTATTCTTTTTGCTCTTATGTTACTAAATATTCCTCAAGTCCTAAACAAGTACTTGGTTGAGTTAGGTGGAGTTTTCATTTATGAGGGACTAAACAGATGTAATAccttaaatttcttttctttggacCCCATGTTTGCAGAGTTTTGATTACCTAAAAGCTCTTTCTAAATAGTGAGGAGTTTTACAAGGTGTTTGATTGCATAATGAAAACTTCAGAGGAGAGGTTTGAGGCCTAAAAGCTCTTTTCATTAAAGATGAAGGGAGATGTTTTTGCAGAAGGGTTACAAATTTAGGAAGATGTTCCAGAATTTAGAATTCTTTTACATATTAAATAGAAATCCTTTCTTTATCTTAAATAGAAGCTACAAATGTGCCAAATGGGCCTTAGTTGTCTTGGCAGCCAAATGGACAGGAAAGGAAATTTTCTGATAGATGAATGTGGTCATTTGTGCTTTAATCTAGTAGATTGTCCTAGTAAGTTACTAGAAACCCAAATGGTACATAGAAGGATGGAAAAGTACTTGGAAATGCTGTCTGAAATCTTGGTAGAAATGCTACTTAGTTTGATTGAATGTCTCCAAATGATATAACTTGGGGCCCCTTAGACCTTAGATTTGGCAGCTGTGTTGTCATCAGATAATTCATctctgtattttttttctatccccCCAAAAATCTTCAATTTCATTTCTTCCCAGTGGCCCATTGCATAGACACCGGTAGATTGGGTTCTATACCAGTGGACCTAATTTATATCATTGTTTGGTCCCAACCTCCAGGTTTTGAATTTATAATCTCTTTATCACTTCTTTCCTAGAAGTTATTCCTTATCTCCAAACGCCAAGGcacatgatatattttttttttgttatgacaGATGAAGTCCCGTTCTATGCTGCTGCGGATGAGAGAATTGTAGAGTTGCAGGGAGAAGCCTTGAAAGTTCAAAAAGCTCTTGAAGCAGTTGTGGGACACCTAAGGAAATTCTTGGTGGATCATAGTGTTCTTCCTCTTTTTGAGAGGACTGTAAGTTTGATTGCTGTAAAGGTTGGTGACTTATGCTTTTTGCCATTGTAGGGTGCTTATAGTTTCTTTGTCCATTTTCAGTACAATGCAACAATCTCACAAGATCGCCAATCTGATACTTGGGCGGACAAGTCATTGTTGCATGGTACTTCTCAGACTGGAATGGGAAGCGATTATTCTCTTCCAGCGAAGAGGGAGTCTTTGTACCTTGATCGAGAAACTCAGATGGAACACTCTGGACTTCCAATGTATGGTCAAGAACATGGACTCTCAGGAATACGCTCTTCAGGACTTGGACGTGCTGGTGCTCCTATTGTTACTCAGGTTGGAATTATAAtggttaaattattatttatacatTAGAGTTCAAATCTCAGTGTCACACCTCTCTCTCTATAATGACTGGATGcacctttaatttttattttttcatgccTATGTCTTGTTTTAGCCTGGCATCATTATTTACCCCTTTGTATCCTATAATCAGATTGCACAAACAATGCAAATACCACTGTCATATGCTGAGGACATCATTGGGATTGGAGGGGCTAATATTGCATATATTCGCCGTACCAGTGGAGCCATTCTAACAGTGCAAGAGAGTAGGGGCCTGCCGGATGAAATCACTGTGGAAATTAAAGGCACCTCATCCCAGGTCCAAACAGCTCAACAACTAATCCAGGTGACAACTTTACTATAtacttttcttttgattcttgACTCATGCAAATGTGTTCACAGATCAGTGCCTGCTTTGCTATCCATGAATGTGCTTTATGTATTTTCCATGTCAGCCATACAGACCTTTGATTAGGGACTTATATTCAATCTTGGCATAGTTTGGAAGACTTCGTTGAATATTCCCATATGCTTTGTCTGGTTCCTAGAAAGtaccaaagaaaaaattgttaatgaaaataatttttttcatgtttgattttactattaaaaatacgaaagaaaatcaaatatgattaaaattagttagaaacttcaacatttttaaataaattatttaatctttatagagttaaaaataagttaaatgagtttgaagtaacatataaaaataatttaactttaaaaactactttttattttccttcttttttttctttttactttgtttctctattttctttttatttgcgttttccttcaaactttctaaaaaccaaacataaccaaaaGGTTTGGAGAAACTTTGCAGGCATTGTTAAAAagatggttttgaaaattttggaagattgatttggaaaagcTCACTAATACCCAATTTAAGTGACATTTGTGATTTTTTTGTTCCTCAATTATTGAATGATATGCAATGACTTGCTGATGAAGGCCAAATGGAGGTTGGATATGTGTGTGTGATGTGCCAAACTCCAGTTGGCAGGAAAATCTCCTTCAGCAACGGAAGAAACTTGACATTTCTTTGTGTAGATACTTggggaaaaagagaaagaagggAATATGCATCCATacacttaaattttttcttctcttttacagGAATTTATAAGCAATCACAAAGAACCAGTTCCAAGCAGCTACGGGAAGATGGACAGTGGCTTGAGGTCTTCATACTCACAGTTGGGCAACACATCTTACTCTTCATCCTCACTGTCGTCACAACCCTATGGTGGTGGCTATGGATCTTCTGGAGTAGGAGGCTACAGCAGTTACAGGCTTTGAATGGGTGAAAATATGGTAAAGCTAGTGGGCAGTTTCTTTGCTTGGACTACTTTTGGAATGTAGTCTATGTAAAGTTCGAAAAGGTGGTTCCTGCTGCTTCTGCTACACATAGGAGACAGCATCTGCTGGTCTGCTGATGATATCTCAGATATAGTGATGGGAAGAACACAAAATGTAATGAATGGGTGAAGATTTTTGTTGGTGTCTCTAATACTGTTTCTCTCTAGGGTTACCTTTAATTCGCATGAGCTTATTGCTCTTGTGTTATTTTAAATCTTTGTagatgatgatttaggattCTGTTTTATGGTTGGGAAAAAAGACTTCAAAAGAATTTCTTGAATGGTGGCTGCAAGTGCTTCTTAGGATTTGTGATAATCAGTTGTCTCAGAAATCTCACAGGCAACATATCTCTCCCTGATATTCATATTCATTTTGGGCTCTGTCAAATTGCATCCGATTCATGGCCTCAAGCCATTTTGCTGCAGAACCCGAGCCCAGTCTTCTTTTTCACCGACTTCAACCAATTGGGCATCTTATATGCCTCGCAATGGAGACAAATTTCCAACATTTCTTCTGCTAAAAAGGAGTTTTTATGTGCCTGTGTCAGCAATTTTAACAATCTTAAATTAGTTAATCTGATTAAAAGTTACCTCAAACACAAATTAGTTATCTGATTAAGAGATGGTTTGGAAGtgattttgattaaaatgtttttatttcatttttgttagtaactcttttattagaaatgtttttaaagacaATTGAATTATAGTAGTCTTTTTAATAGtatattatgaatttatttggtagtaattttagaaaacgtttttaaagtgtgtttggtaataatttaaagaagtgtttctaacttttataatactcgaaattttttatcttttcagtgttagaaagactaaaaacacttcttaaaatcgtTGTCAAACGCATTCTTAAAGTaggtttgaaagtgattttaggaagtgtttttaatatttctaataatttaaaatttttatttttcaagtattaaagatgttatttcaagtattaaagatgttataaacacttcctaaaatcattgtcaaatacactctaaaaacatttttaagaatCACTAAAATTATTGCTAAACATACtctaaaaacgttttttagGATCACTGTCATAGACACTATTTGATTATCCTAAAAACACTTATAGATAAAATACTTCCATTAAAAACACTTATGTTTGGTAGTGAACgcttctaacatttttaacacttgaaaacttttatttttcaagtatcagaaaaactattattaaacaCACTTAGAATAAAAATGTTGTCAAACTTACTTTacataacaaaaatgatttttggacAAGTATTTCAAGtaattctctaaaatttttaaaagtaatattacaaaaattgaaaaacacttcAGCCCTATTTTGTAAGtggtttttaaaatagttaaaaaaaaaaaaaaacaatttttgataacaattttaaaaaattgttatatgttgttttgtagaataaaggtttatttggaaacctaaaatgtttttaacctattttttatatttttaaatatagtttaaaaataattttcatgtcTAATGCTTTAtatttaatcattctacattattatataattatttttgaaaataacccttaggctttgtttggttctcaaaaaatgaacaaaatagagaggaaaaattaaagaaaagaaaaagcgaagaaaaataaaaaataaatttaaaatcaataaattatttcatatgctacttcaaactcattgtacttatttttcctcctctaaataaagattaaataatttctaactaattttaattatatttgatttttttttc
Above is a window of Vitis vinifera cultivar Pinot Noir 40024 chromosome 11, ASM3070453v1 DNA encoding:
- the LOC100261643 gene encoding RNA-binding KH domain-containing protein PEPPER — its product is MATTGTTEPAPVNGAAQSPGSDPKTELSETPLSASNAATAESEQAPSENLESESTAPPETEAPAPASEKKWPGWPGDCVFRLIVPVLKVGSIIGRKGELIKKMCEETRARIRVLDGAVGTSDRIVLISGREEPEAPLSPAMDAVIRVFKRVTGLSESEGDGKAYGAAGVAFCSIRLLVASTQAINLIGKQGSLIKSIQESTGASVRVLSGDEVPFYAAADERIVELQGEALKVQKALEAVVGHLRKFLVDHSVLPLFERTYNATISQDRQSDTWADKSLLHGTSQTGMGSDYSLPAKRESLYLDRETQMEHSGLPMYGQEHGLSGIRSSGLGRAGAPIVTQIAQTMQIPLSYAEDIIGIGGANIAYIRRTSGAILTVQESRGLPDEITVEIKGTSSQVQTAQQLIQEFISNHKEPVPSSYGKMDSGLRSSYSQLGNTSYSSSSLSSQPYGGGYGSSGVGGYSSYRL